The following proteins are co-located in the Oncorhynchus kisutch isolate 150728-3 unplaced genomic scaffold, Okis_V2 scaffold3499, whole genome shotgun sequence genome:
- the LOC109878787 gene encoding talin-2-like, with protein sequence MLVSGAASGQDKLAQAAQSSAKTITQLTDVVKLGAASIGSDDPETQVVLINAVKDVAKALAELIGATKCAAGKAADDPSMYQLKSAAKLSPRDMAEVNGMPPQSDMCIKGVLVMVTNVTSLLKTVKAVEDEATRGTRALEATIECIKQELTVFQSKDVPEKSTTPEEFIRMTKGITTATAKAVAAGNSARQEDVISTANLSRKAIFDMLTTCKQAAYHQEVNKDVRSRALLYGTECTTGYIDLLEHVLLVLQGPTAEQKQQLVFYSKRVAGAVTELIQTAEAMKDGGTEWVDPEDPTVIAETELLGAAASIEAAAKKLEQLKPRAKPKQADETLDFEEQILEAAKSIAAATSALVKSASAAQRELVAQGKVGSIPANAVDDGQWSQGLISAARMVAAATSNLCEAANASVQGQASEEKLISSAKQVAASTAQLLVACKVKADQDSEAMRRLQAAGNAVKRASDNLVRAAQKAAFHKADDDNVVVKTKFVGGIAQIIAAQEEMLRKERELEEARKKLAQIRQQQYKFLPSELREDEN encoded by the exons ATGTTGGTGTCTGGAGCAGCGTCCGGTCAGGACAAACTAGCCCAAGCTGCCCAGTCCTCAGCTAAGACCATCACACAGCTCACTGACGTGGTCAAACTGGGCGCCGCCAGCATCGGCTCTGACGACCCAGAGACACAG GTGGTTCTGATCAACGCAGTGAAAGACGTGGCCAAGGCGCTGGCTGAGCTCATAGGAGCCACTAAGTGTGCTGCGGGCAAGGCTGCAGATGACCCATCCATGTACCAGCTGAAGAGTGCTGCCAAG TTGTCCCCCAGAGACATGGCAGAAGTGAACGGGATGCCTCCTCAGTCTGATATGTGCATAAAGGGTGTTCTG GTGATGGTGACCAACGTGACGTCCCTGCTGAAGACGGTGAAGGCTGTGGAGGACGAGGCCACGCGGGGGACCAGAGCCCTGGAGGCCACCATTGAATGTATTAAACAGGAACTCACG GTGTTCCAGTCTAAAGACGTCCCAGAGAAGTCGACCACGCCTGAAGAGTTCATCCGCATGACCAAGGGCATCACCACGGCAACAGCCAAAGCAGTGGCGGCTGGGAACTCTGCACGACAGGAGGATGTGATCTCCACAGCTAACCTGAGTCGCAAGGCCATCTTCGACATGCTGACCACATGCAAG CAAGCAGCTTACCACCAGGAGGTGAACAAGGACGTACGGAGCAGAGCACTGCTCTACGGGACAGAGTGCACCACAGGTTACATTGACCTACTGGAGCATGTGCTGCTG GTCCTCCAGGGGCCTACAGCAGAGCAGAAGCAGCAGCTGGTGTTCTACTCTAAACGTGTTGCTGGGGCTGTTACTGAACTCATCCAGACTGCTGAGGCCATGAAAG ATGGAG gcacAGAGTGGGTGGACCCAGAGGACCCCACAGTGATAGCAGAGACGGAGCTGTTGGGGGCGGCAGCGTCCATCGAAGCAGCAGCTAAGAAACTGGAGCAGCTGAAACCCAGAGCCAAGCCCAAG CAAGCAGATGAAACGCTGGACTTTGAGGAGCAGATCCTGGAAGCAGCTAAGTCCATCGCTGCGGCCACCAGTGCCCTGGTCAAGTCTGCCTCAGCTGCCCAGAGAGAGCTGGTGGCTCAGGGCAAGGTGGGCTCCATTCCAGCTAATGCAGTGGATGATGGTCAGTGGTCCCAGGGTCTCATCTCAGCG GCCCGGATGGTAGCAGCAGCCACCAGTAACCTGTGTGAGGCAGCTAATGCCTCGGTCCAGGGCCAAGCCAGCGAGGAGAAGCTGATCTCGTCAGCCAAGCAGGTGGCAGCCTCCACAGCCCAGCTCCTAGTGGCCTGTAAGGTTAAAGCTGACCAGGACTCTGAGGCCATGAGGAGACTGCAG GCTGCTGGTAACGCAGTAAAGAGGGCGTCGGACAACCTGGTCCGAGCGGCCCAGAAAGCTGCGTTCCACAAGGCAGACGATGACAACGTGGTGGTCAAGACCAAGTTTGTGGGAGGAATCGCTCAG ATCATAGCAGCCCAGGAGGAGATgctaaggaaggagagagagctggaggaggcCAGGAAGAAGCTGGCTcagatcagacagcagcagtacAAGTTCTTACCCAGTGAACTACGAGAGGACGAGAACTGA
- the LOC109885897 gene encoding tropomyosin alpha-1 chain isoform X1 — protein MDAIKKKMQMLKLDKENALDRAEGAEGDKKAAEDKSKQLEDDLVALQKKLKGTEDELDKYSESLKDAQEKLELAEKKATDAEADVASLNRRIQLVEEELDRAQERLATALTKLEEAEKAADESERGMKVIENRASKDEEKMELQEIQLKEAKHIAEEADRKYEEVARKLVIIESDLERTEERAELSEGKCAELEEELKTVTNNLKSLEAQAEKYSQKEDKYEEEIKVLTDKLKEAETRAEFAERSVAKLEKTIDDLEVKLFTSYHNHHRRHPLVERPLSTTTMWQYRPTSCPLCLHVSSLPQHLRTLGLCCCCHPIDHLLYRTLTHFAFCKINFTSFHVSHPYPSIL, from the exons ATGGACGCCATCAAGAAGAAGATGCAGATGCTTAAACTCGACAAGGAGAATGCCCTGGACAGAGCTGAGGGAGCTGAGGGAGACAAGAAGGCAGCGGAGGACAAGAGCAAACAG CTTGAGGATGACCTGGTAGCGCTGCAGAAGAAGCTGAAGGGAACAGAGGATGAGTTGGACAAGTACTCTGAGTCTCTTAAGGATGCCCAGGAGAAACTTGAACTCGCTGAGAAGAAAGCCACAGAC GCCGAGGCTGATGTAGCTTCCCTGAACAGACGTATCCAACTGGTTGAGGAGGAGTTGGATCGTGCTCAGGAGCGTCTGGCCACAGCTCTGACCAAGCTGGAGGAGGCTGAGAAGGCTGCTGATGAGAGTGAGAG AGGCATGAAGGTGATTGAAAACAGAGCATCGAAGGATGAGGAGAAGATGGAGCTGCAGGAGATCCAGCTGAAGGAGGCCAAGCACATCGCTGAGGAGGCTGACAGGAAATACGAGGAG GTCGCCCGTAAGCTGGTCATCATTGAGAGTGATCTGGAACGTACAGAGGAGCGCGCTGAGCTCTCTGAAGG CAAATGCGCTGAGCTTGAGGAAGAGTTGAAGACAGTCACAAACAACCTGAAGTCTCTTGAGGCTCAGGCAGAGAAG TACTCACAGAAGGAGGACAAGTACGAGGAGGAGATCAAGGTTCTCACAGACAAGCTAAAGGAG GCTGAGACCCGTGCTGAGTTCGCTGAGAGGTCCGTGGCCAAGCTTGAGAAGACCATTGATGATCTGGAGG TTAAATTGTTTACATCATATCACAACCATCACAGACGCCACCCGCTGGTTGAGAGGCCTCTCTCTACTACAACTATGTGGCAGTATCGCCCAACATCCTGTCCCCTATGTCTCCACGTCTCTTCTCTACCACAGCACCTCCGCACATTGggcctctgctgctgctgccatcCTATAGACCACCTTTTGTACAGAACCCTGACTCATTTTGCTTTCTGTAAAATAAACTTTACATCCTTCCATGTCAGCCATCCTTACCCTTCAATTCTGTAG
- the LOC109885897 gene encoding tropomyosin alpha-1 chain isoform X3 — MDAIKKKMQMLKLDKENALDRAEGAEGDKKAAEDKSKQLEDDLVALQKKLKGTEDELDKYSESLKDAQEKLELAEKKATDAEADVASLNRRIQLVEEELDRAQERLATALTKLEEAEKAADESERGMKVIENRASKDEEKMELQEIQLKEAKHIAEEADRKYEEVARKLVIIESDLERTEERAELSEGKCAELEEELKTVTNNLKSLEAQAEKYSQKEDKYEEEIKVLTDKLKEAETRAEFAERSVAKLEKTIDDLEDELYAQKLKYKAISEELDHALNDMTSM, encoded by the exons ATGGACGCCATCAAGAAGAAGATGCAGATGCTTAAACTCGACAAGGAGAATGCCCTGGACAGAGCTGAGGGAGCTGAGGGAGACAAGAAGGCAGCGGAGGACAAGAGCAAACAG CTTGAGGATGACCTGGTAGCGCTGCAGAAGAAGCTGAAGGGAACAGAGGATGAGTTGGACAAGTACTCTGAGTCTCTTAAGGATGCCCAGGAGAAACTTGAACTCGCTGAGAAGAAAGCCACAGAC GCCGAGGCTGATGTAGCTTCCCTGAACAGACGTATCCAACTGGTTGAGGAGGAGTTGGATCGTGCTCAGGAGCGTCTGGCCACAGCTCTGACCAAGCTGGAGGAGGCTGAGAAGGCTGCTGATGAGAGTGAGAG AGGCATGAAGGTGATTGAAAACAGAGCATCGAAGGATGAGGAGAAGATGGAGCTGCAGGAGATCCAGCTGAAGGAGGCCAAGCACATCGCTGAGGAGGCTGACAGGAAATACGAGGAG GTCGCCCGTAAGCTGGTCATCATTGAGAGTGATCTGGAACGTACAGAGGAGCGCGCTGAGCTCTCTGAAGG CAAATGCGCTGAGCTTGAGGAAGAGTTGAAGACAGTCACAAACAACCTGAAGTCTCTTGAGGCTCAGGCAGAGAAG TACTCACAGAAGGAGGACAAGTACGAGGAGGAGATCAAGGTTCTCACAGACAAGCTAAAGGAG GCTGAGACCCGTGCTGAGTTCGCTGAGAGGTCCGTGGCCAAGCTTGAGAAGACCATTGATGATCTGGAGG ATGAGTTGTATGCACAGAAGCTAAAGTACAAGGCCATCAGCGAGGAGCTGGACCACGCCCTCAACGACATGACCTCCATGTAA
- the LOC109885897 gene encoding tropomyosin alpha-1 chain isoform X5 — protein sequence MDAIKKKMQMLKLDKENALDRAEGAEGDKKAAEDKSKQLEDDLVALQKKLKGTEDELDKYSESLKDAQEKLELAEKKATDAEADVASLNRRIQLVEEELDRAQERLATALTKLEEAEKAADESERGMKVIENRASKDEEKMELQEIQLKEAKHIAEEADRKYEEVARKLVIIESDLERTEERAELSEGKCAELEEELKTVTNNLKSLEAQAEKYSQKEDKYEEEIKVLTDKLKEAETRAEFAERSVAKLEKTIDDLEDPLYQQLEKNRLLSNELRVVLNQD from the exons ATGGACGCCATCAAGAAGAAGATGCAGATGCTTAAACTCGACAAGGAGAATGCCCTGGACAGAGCTGAGGGAGCTGAGGGAGACAAGAAGGCAGCGGAGGACAAGAGCAAACAG CTTGAGGATGACCTGGTAGCGCTGCAGAAGAAGCTGAAGGGAACAGAGGATGAGTTGGACAAGTACTCTGAGTCTCTTAAGGATGCCCAGGAGAAACTTGAACTCGCTGAGAAGAAAGCCACAGAC GCCGAGGCTGATGTAGCTTCCCTGAACAGACGTATCCAACTGGTTGAGGAGGAGTTGGATCGTGCTCAGGAGCGTCTGGCCACAGCTCTGACCAAGCTGGAGGAGGCTGAGAAGGCTGCTGATGAGAGTGAGAG AGGCATGAAGGTGATTGAAAACAGAGCATCGAAGGATGAGGAGAAGATGGAGCTGCAGGAGATCCAGCTGAAGGAGGCCAAGCACATCGCTGAGGAGGCTGACAGGAAATACGAGGAG GTCGCCCGTAAGCTGGTCATCATTGAGAGTGATCTGGAACGTACAGAGGAGCGCGCTGAGCTCTCTGAAGG CAAATGCGCTGAGCTTGAGGAAGAGTTGAAGACAGTCACAAACAACCTGAAGTCTCTTGAGGCTCAGGCAGAGAAG TACTCACAGAAGGAGGACAAGTACGAGGAGGAGATCAAGGTTCTCACAGACAAGCTAAAGGAG GCTGAGACCCGTGCTGAGTTCGCTGAGAGGTCCGTGGCCAAGCTTGAGAAGACCATTGATGATCTGGAGG ACCCTCTGTACCAGCAGCTTGAGAAAAATCGTCTTCTTTCCAATGAACTGAGAGTGGTGTTAAATCAGGATTAA
- the LOC109885897 gene encoding tropomyosin alpha-1 chain isoform X4, with product MDAIKKKMQMLKLDKENALDRAEGAEGDKKAAEDKSKQLEDDLVALQKKLKGTEDELDKYSESLKDAQEKLELAEKKATDAEADVASLNRRIQLVEEELDRAQERLATALTKLEEAEKAADESERGMKVIENRASKDEEKMELQEIQLKEAKHIAEEADRKYEEVARKLVIIESDLERTEERAELSEGKCAELEEELKTVTNNLKSLEAQAEKYSQKEDKYEEEIKVLTDKLKEAETRAEFAERSVAKLEKTIDDLEDELYAQKLKYKAISEELDHALNDMTSI from the exons ATGGACGCCATCAAGAAGAAGATGCAGATGCTTAAACTCGACAAGGAGAATGCCCTGGACAGAGCTGAGGGAGCTGAGGGAGACAAGAAGGCAGCGGAGGACAAGAGCAAACAG CTTGAGGATGACCTGGTAGCGCTGCAGAAGAAGCTGAAGGGAACAGAGGATGAGTTGGACAAGTACTCTGAGTCTCTTAAGGATGCCCAGGAGAAACTTGAACTCGCTGAGAAGAAAGCCACAGAC GCCGAGGCTGATGTAGCTTCCCTGAACAGACGTATCCAACTGGTTGAGGAGGAGTTGGATCGTGCTCAGGAGCGTCTGGCCACAGCTCTGACCAAGCTGGAGGAGGCTGAGAAGGCTGCTGATGAGAGTGAGAG AGGCATGAAGGTGATTGAAAACAGAGCATCGAAGGATGAGGAGAAGATGGAGCTGCAGGAGATCCAGCTGAAGGAGGCCAAGCACATCGCTGAGGAGGCTGACAGGAAATACGAGGAG GTCGCCCGTAAGCTGGTCATCATTGAGAGTGATCTGGAACGTACAGAGGAGCGCGCTGAGCTCTCTGAAGG CAAATGCGCTGAGCTTGAGGAAGAGTTGAAGACAGTCACAAACAACCTGAAGTCTCTTGAGGCTCAGGCAGAGAAG TACTCACAGAAGGAGGACAAGTACGAGGAGGAGATCAAGGTTCTCACAGACAAGCTAAAGGAG GCTGAGACCCGTGCTGAGTTCGCTGAGAGGTCCGTGGCCAAGCTTGAGAAGACCATTGATGATCTGGAGG ATGAGTTGTATGCACAGAAGCTAAAGTACAAGGCCATCAGCGAGGAGCTGGACCACGCCCTCAACGACATGACCTCCAT TTAA
- the LOC109885897 gene encoding tropomyosin alpha-4 chain isoform X2, which yields MAGLTSLEAVKRKMKALQKQADGAEESAERRQKELGLERDARESAEADVASLNRRIQLVEEELDRAQERLATALTKLEEAEKAADESERGMKVIENRASKDEEKMELQEIQLKEAKHIAEEADRKYEEVARKLVIIESDLERTEERAELSEGKCAELEEELKTVTNNLKSLEAQAEKYSQKEDKYEEEIKVLTDKLKEAETRAEFAERSVAKLEKTIDDLEVKLFTSYHNHHRRHPLVERPLSTTTMWQYRPTSCPLCLHVSSLPQHLRTLGLCCCCHPIDHLLYRTLTHFAFCKINFTSFHVSHPYPSIL from the exons ATGGCCGGGCTAACGTCGTTGGAAGCTGTAAAAAGGAAAATGAAAGCATTACAAAAGCAGGCTGACGGTGCAGAAGAGTCGGCAGAGAGGCGGCAGAAGGAACTGGGTCTGGAGAGGGATGCGAGAGAATCC GCCGAGGCTGATGTAGCTTCCCTGAACAGACGTATCCAACTGGTTGAGGAGGAGTTGGATCGTGCTCAGGAGCGTCTGGCCACAGCTCTGACCAAGCTGGAGGAGGCTGAGAAGGCTGCTGATGAGAGTGAGAG AGGCATGAAGGTGATTGAAAACAGAGCATCGAAGGATGAGGAGAAGATGGAGCTGCAGGAGATCCAGCTGAAGGAGGCCAAGCACATCGCTGAGGAGGCTGACAGGAAATACGAGGAG GTCGCCCGTAAGCTGGTCATCATTGAGAGTGATCTGGAACGTACAGAGGAGCGCGCTGAGCTCTCTGAAGG CAAATGCGCTGAGCTTGAGGAAGAGTTGAAGACAGTCACAAACAACCTGAAGTCTCTTGAGGCTCAGGCAGAGAAG TACTCACAGAAGGAGGACAAGTACGAGGAGGAGATCAAGGTTCTCACAGACAAGCTAAAGGAG GCTGAGACCCGTGCTGAGTTCGCTGAGAGGTCCGTGGCCAAGCTTGAGAAGACCATTGATGATCTGGAGG TTAAATTGTTTACATCATATCACAACCATCACAGACGCCACCCGCTGGTTGAGAGGCCTCTCTCTACTACAACTATGTGGCAGTATCGCCCAACATCCTGTCCCCTATGTCTCCACGTCTCTTCTCTACCACAGCACCTCCGCACATTGggcctctgctgctgctgccatcCTATAGACCACCTTTTGTACAGAACCCTGACTCATTTTGCTTTCTGTAAAATAAACTTTACATCCTTCCATGTCAGCCATCCTTACCCTTCAATTCTGTAG
- the LOC109885897 gene encoding tropomyosin alpha-1 chain isoform X6: protein MAGLTSLEAVKRKMKALQKQADGAEESAERRQKELGLERDARESAEADVASLNRRIQLVEEELDRAQERLATALTKLEEAEKAADESERGMKVIENRASKDEEKMELQEIQLKEAKHIAEEADRKYEEVARKLVIIESDLERTEERAELSEGKCAELEEELKTVTNNLKSLEAQAEKYSQKEDKYEEEIKVLTDKLKEAETRAEFAERSVAKLEKTIDDLEDELYAQKLKYKAISEELDHALNDMTSM, encoded by the exons ATGGCCGGGCTAACGTCGTTGGAAGCTGTAAAAAGGAAAATGAAAGCATTACAAAAGCAGGCTGACGGTGCAGAAGAGTCGGCAGAGAGGCGGCAGAAGGAACTGGGTCTGGAGAGGGATGCGAGAGAATCC GCCGAGGCTGATGTAGCTTCCCTGAACAGACGTATCCAACTGGTTGAGGAGGAGTTGGATCGTGCTCAGGAGCGTCTGGCCACAGCTCTGACCAAGCTGGAGGAGGCTGAGAAGGCTGCTGATGAGAGTGAGAG AGGCATGAAGGTGATTGAAAACAGAGCATCGAAGGATGAGGAGAAGATGGAGCTGCAGGAGATCCAGCTGAAGGAGGCCAAGCACATCGCTGAGGAGGCTGACAGGAAATACGAGGAG GTCGCCCGTAAGCTGGTCATCATTGAGAGTGATCTGGAACGTACAGAGGAGCGCGCTGAGCTCTCTGAAGG CAAATGCGCTGAGCTTGAGGAAGAGTTGAAGACAGTCACAAACAACCTGAAGTCTCTTGAGGCTCAGGCAGAGAAG TACTCACAGAAGGAGGACAAGTACGAGGAGGAGATCAAGGTTCTCACAGACAAGCTAAAGGAG GCTGAGACCCGTGCTGAGTTCGCTGAGAGGTCCGTGGCCAAGCTTGAGAAGACCATTGATGATCTGGAGG ATGAGTTGTATGCACAGAAGCTAAAGTACAAGGCCATCAGCGAGGAGCTGGACCACGCCCTCAACGACATGACCTCCATGTAA
- the LOC109885897 gene encoding tropomyosin alpha-1 chain isoform X7, producing the protein MAGLTSLEAVKRKMKALQKQADGAEESAERRQKELGLERDARESAEADVASLNRRIQLVEEELDRAQERLATALTKLEEAEKAADESERGMKVIENRASKDEEKMELQEIQLKEAKHIAEEADRKYEEVARKLVIIESDLERTEERAELSEGKCAELEEELKTVTNNLKSLEAQAEKYSQKEDKYEEEIKVLTDKLKEAETRAEFAERSVAKLEKTIDDLEDELYAQKLKYKAISEELDHALNDMTSI; encoded by the exons ATGGCCGGGCTAACGTCGTTGGAAGCTGTAAAAAGGAAAATGAAAGCATTACAAAAGCAGGCTGACGGTGCAGAAGAGTCGGCAGAGAGGCGGCAGAAGGAACTGGGTCTGGAGAGGGATGCGAGAGAATCC GCCGAGGCTGATGTAGCTTCCCTGAACAGACGTATCCAACTGGTTGAGGAGGAGTTGGATCGTGCTCAGGAGCGTCTGGCCACAGCTCTGACCAAGCTGGAGGAGGCTGAGAAGGCTGCTGATGAGAGTGAGAG AGGCATGAAGGTGATTGAAAACAGAGCATCGAAGGATGAGGAGAAGATGGAGCTGCAGGAGATCCAGCTGAAGGAGGCCAAGCACATCGCTGAGGAGGCTGACAGGAAATACGAGGAG GTCGCCCGTAAGCTGGTCATCATTGAGAGTGATCTGGAACGTACAGAGGAGCGCGCTGAGCTCTCTGAAGG CAAATGCGCTGAGCTTGAGGAAGAGTTGAAGACAGTCACAAACAACCTGAAGTCTCTTGAGGCTCAGGCAGAGAAG TACTCACAGAAGGAGGACAAGTACGAGGAGGAGATCAAGGTTCTCACAGACAAGCTAAAGGAG GCTGAGACCCGTGCTGAGTTCGCTGAGAGGTCCGTGGCCAAGCTTGAGAAGACCATTGATGATCTGGAGG ATGAGTTGTATGCACAGAAGCTAAAGTACAAGGCCATCAGCGAGGAGCTGGACCACGCCCTCAACGACATGACCTCCAT TTAA